In Pseudomonas deceptionensis, a single window of DNA contains:
- a CDS encoding AAA family ATPase: protein MSQNLIAALQNPDLYPHEVDGFQVIETHISWVILTGPYAYKLKKPVNFGFLDFTELSGREHFCNEELRLNQRLTEGLYLDVLPITGTAEAPVLGGEGPAIEFALKMRQFPQSQLLSTLQANGELNAAHIDEMAQQIARFHAQAPHVPLEHYQGTPEAVMDPVRQNFEQIRPFLSDKADLLQLDALQAWAEASFTRLKPLLEQRKAEGFIRECHGDIHLGNATMIDGKVVIFDCIEFNEPFRFTDVYGDTAFLAMDLEDRGLKCLARRFISQYLELTGDYQGLELLNFYKAYRALVRAKVSLFSMPAEASPVQRAATLRQYRNYANLAESYSTIPSRFLTITHGVSAVGKSSVAMRLVEALGAIRLRSDVIRKQLFGQQIAENAVGDGIYNADATAATYDKLHELAGIVLRAGFPVVIDATYLKREQRDGAAKVAEATGVPCLILDCTAPDAVIEGWLAHRQSIGSDPSDATLEVVKAQQASREALAADEILRSKRVETHNSKSLDTLIADIRQRLPGL from the coding sequence GTGAGCCAGAACCTGATTGCCGCCCTGCAAAACCCGGACCTCTACCCCCATGAAGTCGATGGATTTCAGGTTATCGAGACGCATATCTCCTGGGTCATCCTCACCGGGCCGTATGCCTACAAGCTGAAAAAGCCGGTCAATTTCGGTTTCCTCGACTTCACCGAGCTCAGTGGTCGCGAACACTTCTGCAATGAAGAGCTGCGCCTGAACCAGCGCCTGACCGAAGGTCTGTACCTCGACGTACTGCCGATCACCGGCACAGCCGAAGCGCCAGTACTGGGAGGCGAAGGCCCGGCGATTGAATTCGCGCTGAAGATGCGCCAGTTCCCGCAAAGCCAGTTGCTGAGCACGCTGCAAGCCAATGGCGAGCTCAATGCCGCCCACATTGACGAAATGGCCCAGCAAATCGCCCGCTTCCACGCGCAAGCGCCCCATGTCCCGCTGGAGCACTATCAAGGCACTCCAGAGGCAGTGATGGATCCAGTCCGTCAGAACTTCGAGCAAATTCGCCCGTTCCTTTCGGATAAAGCCGATCTGCTGCAACTAGATGCTCTCCAGGCATGGGCAGAAGCGAGCTTCACGCGCCTCAAGCCGCTGCTCGAACAACGCAAGGCCGAAGGGTTTATCCGCGAATGCCACGGTGATATTCACCTGGGCAATGCCACGATGATTGATGGCAAAGTCGTAATCTTCGACTGCATCGAATTCAACGAACCTTTCCGTTTCACCGATGTGTATGGCGACACAGCCTTCCTGGCGATGGACCTTGAAGACCGAGGCCTGAAGTGTCTGGCGCGACGTTTTATCAGCCAATACCTGGAGCTGACCGGCGACTACCAGGGCCTTGAGCTGCTGAACTTCTACAAGGCCTACCGTGCACTGGTGCGTGCCAAAGTCAGCCTGTTCAGCATGCCCGCCGAAGCCAGCCCGGTTCAGCGTGCAGCCACACTGCGTCAATACCGCAACTACGCCAACCTGGCGGAAAGCTACAGCACCATTCCTTCGCGCTTCCTGACCATTACCCACGGTGTTTCGGCTGTAGGTAAAAGCTCGGTAGCCATGCGACTGGTTGAAGCTTTGGGTGCGATTCGCTTGCGCTCAGACGTCATCCGCAAGCAGTTGTTCGGCCAGCAGATCGCGGAAAACGCAGTAGGCGATGGCATTTATAACGCTGACGCCACCGCTGCAACTTACGACAAACTGCATGAGCTGGCTGGCATCGTATTGCGCGCGGGCTTCCCCGTCGTGATTGACGCCACCTACCTCAAGCGCGAGCAACGTGATGGCGCTGCCAAAGTGGCAGAAGCCACGGGCGTACCTTGCCTGATCCTCGACTGCACCGCGCCAGACGCCGTGATCGAAGGCTGGCTGGCCCACCGCCAGAGCATTGGCAGCGACCCTTCCGACGCCACGCTGGAAGTCGTCAAGGCACAGCAAGCAAGCCGAGAAGCCTTGGCCGCAGATGAAATCCTGCGTAGCAAGCGTGTTGAAACCCACAACAGCAAAAGCCTCGACACTCTGATTGCGGACATCCGCCAGCGCTTGCCAGGCCTGTAA
- a CDS encoding TfoX/Sxy family protein, whose amino-acid sequence MNDELQHLKNLGKTSAQWLHAVGIHSASDLKRLGAVDAYRAVKARGFRASKVLLYAIEGALMDIHWNDIPAERKEALNRQVDQLEALNKT is encoded by the coding sequence ATGAATGATGAACTCCAGCATTTGAAAAATCTTGGAAAGACATCGGCACAATGGCTACACGCTGTGGGCATTCACAGTGCCTCGGACTTGAAGCGCCTGGGGGCCGTTGATGCCTATCGGGCAGTGAAAGCACGGGGTTTCAGGGCTTCCAAGGTTCTTCTATACGCCATTGAAGGAGCCTTGATGGATATTCACTGGAATGATATTCCCGCCGAGCGCAAGGAAGCGCTGAACCGGCAAGTGGATCAATTAGAAGCTTTGAACAAAACCTGA
- a CDS encoding FecCD family ABC transporter permease produces MLATWLSLALGPVSLPLFDTLRAALRLLGIPIQGEGLEQAELILGQIRLPRTLLGLAVGGVLALSGVAMQGLFRNPLADPGLVGVSSGAALGAAIAIVGGAAFGGLPEFIGPYLLSLCAFLGGLGVTALVYRLGRRNGQTNVAVMLLAGIALTALAGSAVGLFTYLADDATLRTLTFWNLGSLNGASYARLWPLLIVTVGVALWLPRRANALNALLLGESEANHLGIDVESLKRELVFCTALGVGAAVAAAGMIGFIGLVVPHLVRLLAGPDHRVLLPASVLAGAALLLFADLIARLALAPAELPIGIVTAFLGAPFFLYLLLRGRH; encoded by the coding sequence CTGTTGGCGACTTGGCTGTCGCTGGCGTTGGGGCCGGTGAGCTTGCCGTTGTTCGACACCTTGCGCGCGGCACTGCGTTTGCTCGGTATTCCTATCCAGGGGGAGGGGTTGGAGCAGGCCGAGTTGATCCTTGGGCAGATCCGTTTACCACGAACGTTACTGGGCTTGGCAGTTGGCGGGGTGCTGGCGCTATCAGGTGTGGCCATGCAGGGGCTGTTTCGTAACCCGCTGGCCGACCCCGGGTTGGTGGGGGTGTCTAGCGGCGCGGCCCTGGGTGCGGCCATTGCGATTGTAGGCGGAGCTGCTTTTGGCGGGCTGCCGGAATTTATCGGGCCGTATCTGCTGTCGCTGTGTGCATTCCTCGGTGGGTTGGGAGTCACGGCGTTGGTGTATCGGTTGGGGCGCCGCAACGGTCAGACCAACGTCGCCGTCATGTTGCTTGCAGGGATCGCCCTGACCGCCCTGGCCGGCTCTGCGGTAGGCCTGTTTACCTACCTGGCTGATGACGCGACATTGCGTACGCTGACGTTCTGGAATCTGGGCAGCCTCAATGGCGCAAGCTATGCGCGGCTGTGGCCCTTGCTGATTGTTACCGTGGGCGTTGCACTGTGGCTACCGCGGCGAGCGAATGCGCTCAATGCGCTGTTGCTGGGGGAATCGGAAGCCAATCACTTGGGGATCGACGTTGAAAGCCTCAAGCGCGAGCTGGTGTTTTGCACCGCCCTTGGGGTCGGCGCTGCCGTGGCAGCAGCAGGCATGATCGGTTTTATTGGGCTGGTGGTGCCGCATCTGGTGCGGCTTCTGGCGGGGCCGGATCATCGGGTGCTGTTGCCTGCGTCGGTACTTGCGGGGGCTGCGTTGCTGCTGTTCGCGGATTTGATTGCGCGTCTGGCCCTGGCGCCGGCCGAACTGCCGATCGGGATTGTTACCGCGTTTCTTGGTGCACCGTTTTTCCTTTATCTGCTGCTGCGAGGTCGTCACTGA
- a CDS encoding heme/hemin ABC transporter substrate-binding protein, with translation MRLSTRLITLCAGLMISHVSLAGELPQRWVSAGGALSEWVSELGAESKLVGVDTTSQHPESLKLLPSIGYQRQLSAEGILSLKPDVLIGTDEIGPPPVLVQIRGAGVPVEMFSSRADLASLEATLAHLGRLLGDEAQAAQLFKDYQQQLEQHQLQVKAAQADHKAPGVLLLLGHAGGKPLIAGKDTAADWLLTRAGGHNLATHTGYKPFSVEALAGLNPEVLVFADRSLTGEAARTALMKENPILASIRAAKNGRVYELDPTLLVGGLGPRLPASLKQLTADFYPSAAANK, from the coding sequence ATGCGCTTGAGTACACGCCTGATTACGCTCTGTGCTGGCCTTATGATCAGCCATGTCAGCCTGGCCGGCGAGTTGCCACAACGTTGGGTCAGTGCCGGAGGGGCTCTTTCGGAGTGGGTCAGCGAGTTGGGCGCGGAGTCTAAATTGGTTGGGGTCGATACCACCAGTCAACATCCTGAATCACTTAAGTTGCTCCCCAGCATCGGGTATCAGCGCCAGCTCTCGGCAGAAGGCATCTTGAGCCTTAAACCGGATGTTTTGATCGGCACGGACGAGATCGGCCCGCCGCCTGTTCTGGTGCAGATCCGTGGTGCCGGTGTGCCGGTCGAGATGTTTTCATCCCGGGCCGACCTCGCAAGCCTTGAAGCCACGTTGGCGCACTTGGGGCGCCTGTTGGGTGACGAGGCGCAAGCAGCGCAACTGTTCAAGGACTATCAACAGCAACTGGAACAGCATCAGCTACAGGTCAAGGCTGCACAAGCGGATCACAAAGCGCCTGGAGTGCTGTTGCTACTGGGGCACGCAGGCGGCAAACCGCTGATTGCCGGTAAGGACACGGCAGCAGACTGGCTGCTGACCCGGGCTGGCGGCCATAACCTGGCCACCCACACGGGCTACAAGCCGTTTTCGGTGGAAGCCCTGGCCGGGTTGAATCCTGAAGTGCTGGTGTTCGCTGACCGCAGCCTCACGGGTGAGGCGGCCCGTACAGCGCTGATGAAAGAAAATCCGATACTGGCTTCGATCCGTGCCGCTAAAAACGGCCGTGTATACGAGCTGGACCCAACCCTGTTGGTGGGTGGGCTGGGGCCACGATTGCCAGCCAGCTTGAAGCAACTGACGGCTGATTTTTACCCGTCGGCTGCGGCCAACAAATGA
- a CDS encoding Rieske (2Fe-2S) protein yields MKFLCPSEALGEGASRGFELDELRLFAVRREGLVYVYKNRCPHRGVSLEWQPDQFLDSSASLIQCATHSALFLIESGECVAGPCTGQFLTALDCREDSQGIWITPQASEDDL; encoded by the coding sequence ATGAAATTTTTATGCCCCTCAGAGGCACTGGGCGAAGGTGCAAGCCGTGGCTTTGAGCTCGATGAACTGCGCCTGTTCGCAGTTCGTCGTGAAGGCTTGGTCTACGTCTACAAAAATCGCTGCCCTCATCGCGGGGTTTCGCTTGAGTGGCAACCGGATCAGTTTCTCGACTCAAGCGCCAGCCTGATCCAGTGCGCAACCCACTCTGCATTGTTTCTGATCGAAAGCGGGGAATGCGTTGCCGGGCCTTGCACCGGGCAGTTTCTGACAGCCCTTGACTGCCGCGAAGACAGCCAAGGGATATGGATCACGCCACAAGCGTCAGAGGATGACCTCTAA
- the sfsA gene encoding DNA/RNA nuclease SfsA translates to MRFSPELEEGRLIKRYKRFLADIQTTTGELMTIHCPNTGSMFNCMVEGGQVWFSRSNDPKRKLPGTWEISETPQGRLACVNTGRANRLIEEALLAGVITELDGFTTLKREVAYGQEKSRIDFRLEYPEGFAFVEVKSVTLGFDGSRVAAFPDAVTQRGAKHLRELATLAREGVRAVQLYCVNLTGIDAVRPAEEIDPGYAAALREAVAAGVQVLAYGVSLTPEAVVVDRRLEVIL, encoded by the coding sequence ATGCGTTTTTCACCTGAGTTGGAAGAAGGGCGGCTGATTAAGCGGTACAAACGTTTTCTGGCGGATATCCAGACCACGACCGGCGAGTTGATGACCATTCACTGTCCGAATACGGGTTCCATGTTTAATTGCATGGTCGAGGGCGGTCAGGTTTGGTTCAGTCGCTCCAATGACCCCAAACGCAAGTTGCCGGGTACCTGGGAAATCAGCGAAACCCCGCAAGGGCGGCTGGCGTGCGTGAACACCGGGCGCGCCAATCGCTTGATCGAGGAGGCGCTGCTGGCGGGAGTGATTACAGAACTTGACGGCTTTACCACGCTCAAGCGCGAAGTGGCTTACGGGCAGGAAAAAAGCCGGATTGATTTCCGTCTGGAGTACCCCGAGGGCTTTGCCTTTGTCGAGGTCAAAAGCGTCACCCTGGGGTTTGACGGCTCCCGTGTGGCGGCCTTCCCGGATGCCGTGACGCAGCGTGGCGCCAAGCATTTGCGCGAGCTTGCGACTCTGGCGCGGGAAGGGGTACGTGCCGTCCAGTTGTATTGCGTCAACCTTACGGGTATCGACGCGGTACGCCCGGCCGAAGAAATTGACCCGGGCTACGCGGCAGCGCTGCGTGAGGCGGTGGCGGCCGGGGTGCAGGTACTGGCCTATGGCGTCAGCCTGACGCCCGAAGCGGTCGTGGTTGATCGCCGATTAGAGGTCATCCTCTGA